From a single Bacteroidia bacterium genomic region:
- a CDS encoding DUF5777 family beta-barrel protein produces the protein MAYFPALSVAQDDLMDMLNDMEEETTNYAFATFKSVRIVNAHSIELPAAGVLQLIISHRFGRINDGAYQFFGLDQANMRLGFEYGITRWLNVGVGRSNVNKTYDSFVKVKFFRQSSGKRVMPFSVVGVSGIQANTLYWADPDRVNYFSSRLSYSHQLLIARKFNEALSFQVMPTMIHRNLVATRAEDNDVFAVGAGGRVKITPSMSINCEYFYILDIPGYRYTANNFQNSLSLSFDIETGGHVFQLMFTNSRGMTENLFVAETTGDWANGDIYFGFNLARVFTVSNKEKKQEKAKKDW, from the coding sequence ATGGCATACTTTCCTGCCTTATCAGTTGCTCAGGATGACCTGATGGATATGCTGAATGATATGGAGGAGGAAACGACCAATTATGCCTTTGCAACCTTTAAATCGGTGCGTATTGTCAATGCGCATTCTATAGAATTGCCGGCTGCGGGAGTGCTGCAACTCATCATTTCCCATAGGTTTGGACGAATAAACGATGGGGCCTACCAATTTTTTGGACTCGACCAGGCCAATATGCGACTGGGGTTTGAATACGGAATCACACGCTGGCTCAATGTCGGTGTAGGGAGAAGTAATGTGAACAAAACCTATGACAGCTTTGTCAAGGTCAAGTTCTTCAGACAAAGCTCAGGTAAACGGGTTATGCCTTTTTCTGTTGTGGGGGTCTCCGGAATTCAGGCAAACACCCTTTACTGGGCTGATCCCGACCGGGTCAATTATTTCAGCTCCCGGTTGTCTTACTCTCATCAACTGCTGATCGCCCGAAAATTCAATGAGGCGCTCTCTTTTCAGGTCATGCCTACCATGATCCACCGCAACCTCGTGGCTACCCGCGCTGAAGACAATGATGTCTTCGCTGTTGGCGCCGGGGGAAGGGTGAAAATCACGCCCAGCATGAGTATCAACTGTGAGTATTTTTATATCCTCGATATTCCCGGATACCGTTACACCGCCAATAACTTCCAGAATAGCCTGTCTCTGAGCTTTGATATCGAAACCGGCGGACACGTATTCCAGCTGATGTTTACCAACTCCCGGGGGATGACAGAAAACCTCTTTGTCGCAGAAACCACCGGAGACTGGGCCAATGGAGATATATACTTTGGATTTAACCTCGCACGGGTATTTACGGTTTCCAACAAAGAGAAAAAGCAGGAAAAGGCTAAAAAGGACTGGTAA
- a CDS encoding YceI family protein, which produces MKNLLVFAIVLLTTIFQLHAQKYMTRTGHIKFFSHTAMEDIEANNHQVTSILDAGTGEIVFAVLMKSFQFEKALMQEHFNEKYVESAKFPKATFKGKIANLEEINFAKDGSYKTKVNGSLTIHGVTKEVSTEGLIVVADGKVSSSAKFPVAVADYDIKIPGVVKDNIAQEIEVTVDMNYQPYNQEN; this is translated from the coding sequence ATGAAAAATCTGCTTGTTTTTGCCATCGTTTTGCTGACTACCATATTTCAGCTTCATGCCCAAAAATATATGACCCGCACTGGCCATATTAAGTTTTTCTCTCATACTGCAATGGAAGACATTGAAGCCAACAACCATCAGGTTACCAGCATCCTCGACGCGGGTACGGGCGAAATTGTATTTGCTGTACTGATGAAAAGTTTTCAGTTTGAAAAGGCGCTGATGCAGGAGCATTTTAATGAAAAGTATGTCGAATCCGCTAAGTTTCCCAAAGCTACCTTTAAAGGGAAAATCGCCAACCTCGAAGAAATTAACTTCGCCAAGGATGGCTCATATAAAACGAAAGTAAACGGCTCGCTTACCATTCACGGGGTGACTAAAGAAGTCTCAACAGAGGGGCTGATCGTAGTCGCAGATGGAAAGGTATCTTCTTCTGCCAAATTTCCTGTAGCTGTCGCTGACTACGATATCAAAATCCCCGGAGTGGTGAAAGATAATATCGCACAGGAAATAGAGGTGACGGTTGATATGAACTATCAGCCCTACAATCAGGAGAACTAA
- a CDS encoding c-type cytochrome domain-containing protein, whose protein sequence is MSNIPKTMFRIRLFPLFTIVVLSLMWASSCVHDPILPIGGGPGDPIDTVTNPIDTTTQNIHLCDPDTVYFERDVLPILISNCAKSGCHDAASASDGVILTNYESVMRTGEISPFNLGESDLYKAITETDNEDIMPPLPNTSLSKEQIGIISRWILQGAKDLTCSDSSACDTSNVTYSGMIQPLMAKYCTGCHSGTDPSGSISLDSHSGVAAMANNGKLFGSIDHQTGFAAMPRGGNKLPACDIAKVKAWIDAGVKNN, encoded by the coding sequence ATGAGCAATATTCCGAAAACCATGTTTAGAATAAGACTTTTCCCATTATTCACAATTGTTGTGCTGTCGCTAATGTGGGCGTCGTCCTGCGTACATGATCCGATTCTTCCGATTGGTGGAGGGCCGGGAGACCCCATCGATACTGTCACCAATCCGATAGATACAACTACCCAAAATATCCACCTTTGTGATCCAGATACGGTATATTTTGAGCGCGATGTATTGCCGATACTGATTTCCAACTGTGCAAAAAGTGGGTGTCATGATGCTGCCTCTGCGAGTGATGGTGTTATACTCACCAATTACGAATCCGTAATGCGAACAGGGGAAATTTCGCCCTTCAATTTGGGGGAAAGTGATTTGTATAAAGCTATCACCGAAACTGATAATGAGGATATTATGCCTCCTCTACCTAATACGTCTTTGTCTAAAGAGCAAATCGGGATTATTTCCAGGTGGATTTTGCAGGGGGCAAAGGATCTGACCTGCTCAGATAGCAGCGCTTGCGATACTTCAAACGTCACGTATTCTGGAATGATACAGCCCCTGATGGCAAAATACTGCACAGGCTGCCATTCGGGTACTGATCCTTCTGGTAGTATTAGCCTTGATAGTCATAGCGGAGTAGCAGCAATGGCAAATAATGGCAAGCTCTTTGGCTCCATTGACCACCAGACGGGGTTCGCTGCCATGCCAAGAGGCGGAAATAAACTTCCCGCTTGTGATATAGCTAAAGTAAAAGCCTGGATTGATGCAGGCGTTAAAAATAATTAA
- a CDS encoding RraA family protein: MPGLQAQNLSLSKADMIRLSPEWKGERFPDGRPKVSDALLARMKLVTHEEAWAVMRNANYKYQYDDGWLVIHPDSILVGRAVTAVFMPGRPDVHRVIDSIGHAQGRIKSQNSWPVDQLVKGDVYVGDQFGMHEDGPTIGDNLGNAIYTNSGNGIVYNGAIRDIEGLKAIPGFTGFVRSYHPSHHLNNPDAPGQLNTTLVGINVPVRIGKVMVMPGDVVLGKEGAVTFIPPHLVEKVVTTSEIVRLRDMFGHQRLREKKYTAGQIDNRWTDDIERDFSAWLNDHINELPVGKEQIQEFLKNRTW, translated from the coding sequence ATGCCCGGTTTGCAGGCTCAAAACCTGTCTCTCAGCAAAGCGGATATGATCCGGTTGTCTCCTGAATGGAAAGGAGAACGATTTCCCGACGGTCGCCCCAAAGTTTCAGACGCTCTGCTGGCGCGAATGAAACTCGTCACACACGAAGAGGCCTGGGCCGTCATGCGAAATGCCAACTACAAGTACCAGTATGATGACGGATGGCTGGTCATTCACCCCGACAGTATCTTAGTGGGAAGGGCTGTAACGGCTGTATTTATGCCCGGCAGGCCCGACGTGCACAGAGTTATCGACAGCATCGGGCATGCACAGGGCCGGATCAAAAGCCAGAACTCATGGCCCGTCGATCAACTCGTCAAAGGCGATGTATATGTCGGCGACCAGTTTGGTATGCATGAAGACGGTCCCACCATCGGCGACAACCTGGGCAATGCCATCTACACCAATTCTGGCAACGGCATCGTGTACAACGGCGCGATCAGAGACATCGAAGGGCTAAAAGCCATCCCCGGCTTTACCGGATTCGTCAGAAGTTATCACCCCTCACATCACCTCAACAACCCCGACGCACCTGGGCAACTCAATACCACCCTGGTCGGAATCAATGTTCCTGTCAGGATCGGAAAAGTTATGGTCATGCCTGGCGACGTCGTGCTCGGCAAAGAAGGCGCGGTAACATTTATTCCGCCGCACCTCGTCGAAAAAGTAGTTACGACTTCCGAAATCGTGCGGCTGCGCGACATGTTTGGACACCAGCGACTGCGCGAGAAAAAATATACCGCAGGCCAGATTGACAACCGGTGGACAGATGATATCGAGCGGGACTTTTCCGCATGGCTCAACGATCATATCAACGAATTGCCCGTAGGCAAAGAACAAATTCAGGAATTCCTCAAAAACAGAACATGGTAA